A single Pan troglodytes isolate AG18354 chromosome X, NHGRI_mPanTro3-v2.0_pri, whole genome shotgun sequence DNA region contains:
- the LOC493983 gene encoding SPANX A/D member 3 (The RefSeq protein has 1 substitution compared to this genomic sequence) — protein sequence MGQQSSAGGVKRSTPCESNEVNETMPETSRGDSQPEPAPKKSKASDSSTVLVLCYRREVRRRYSVSDELVNDHSRENRINRLQIDEEEFTQISVETAANQKEDAAVNPRQ from the exons ATGGGCCAACAATCCAGTGCTGGCGGGGTGAAGAGAAGCACCCCGTGTGAATCCAACGAGGTGAATGAGACG ATGCCAGAGACGTCAAGGGGGGACTCACAGCCAGAACCCGCTCCTAAGAAATCAAAAGCATCGGACTCCTCGACCGTATTAGTGCTTTGCTACAGGAGAGAGGTTAGAAGACGTTACTCCGTCTCCGATGAATTGGTGAATGACCACTCCCGAGAGAACCGAATCAACCGCCTCCAAATAGACGAGGAAGAATTCACCCAGATTTCTGTGGAAACAGCTGCAAACCAGAAGGAAGATGCTGCCGTTAACCCTGggcaatga